The nucleotide sequence GCTGATTCTTGAGCAAAGCACTTGGACGGCGCACAACCGCATTGAAATGCTGGCCACTGAGCGCCTGAGTATGCGCATTCCGGATGCGGCTGAAGTGCGCATGGTGGCACCATGATCGGGCTCGAAGGTGCGCTCTACCCTTGGCGTTTCCGCTTAGTGCTACTGGTATTAGCGCTAATGGTGGGCGCGATTGCCTGGCGTATCGTCGACTTACAAGTGTTTGATCAACGCTTCCTGCAAGCCCATGGCGACGCCCGCAGCGTGCGGCACATCCCGATCCCAGCGCATCGCGGGCTGATCACCGACCGCAACGGCGAGCCGTTGGCCGTTAGCACCCCGGTGACCACGCTGTGGGCCAATGGTAAAGAGCTGCAAAGCGGTAAGGCCAAGTGGAATGACTTGGCTACAGCGTTGGGTCAGGAACCCAAAAGCTTTAGCGTGCGCTTGCAGGCAAATGCCGAGCGTGAATTTATGTACCTGGTGCGCGGGCTGACGCCTGAGCAGGGTCAGCGCATTTTAGATATGAAGGTGCCGGGGGTTTACGGCATTGAGGAGTTTCGCCGCTTCTACCCAGCGGGTGAGGTAACGGCTCACGTGGTGGGGTTTACCGATATTGATGACCGTGGCCGTGAAGGCATGGAGCTGGCGTTTGAGGATTGGCTGGCTGGGGTGCCCGGCAAGCGTCAGGTGCTCAAAGACCGGCGCGGTCGGCTGATTAAAGACGTCCAAGTTGCGCAAAATGCCAAGGCGGGTAAGGCTTTGGCTTTGTCGATTGACCTGCGCCTGCAATACCTGGCGCACCGCGAGCTGCGTAATGCGCTGCTTGAGTTTGGGGCCAAGGCAGGCAGCTTGGTGATGGTTGATGTGCGCACGGGTGAAGTGCTGGCGATGGTTAACCAGCCGACTTACAACCCCAATAACCGCCGCAACTTGCAACCTGCTGCGATGCGCAACAGGGCAATGATTGATGTGTTCGAGCCGGGTTCGACCATGAAGCCGTTTTCCATGAGTGCGGCGCTGGAAAGTGGC is from Pseudomonas sp. TMP9 and encodes:
- a CDS encoding penicillin-binding protein 2, with the translated sequence MIGLEGALYPWRFRLVLLVLALMVGAIAWRIVDLQVFDQRFLQAHGDARSVRHIPIPAHRGLITDRNGEPLAVSTPVTTLWANGKELQSGKAKWNDLATALGQEPKSFSVRLQANAEREFMYLVRGLTPEQGQRILDMKVPGVYGIEEFRRFYPAGEVTAHVVGFTDIDDRGREGMELAFEDWLAGVPGKRQVLKDRRGRLIKDVQVAQNAKAGKALALSIDLRLQYLAHRELRNALLEFGAKAGSLVMVDVRTGEVLAMVNQPTYNPNNRRNLQPAAMRNRAMIDVFEPGSTMKPFSMSAALESGRWKSSDTVDVSPGTLQIGKYTIRDVSRSTGPLTLTEILIKSSNVGMSKIAFDIGGQSIYEVMQQVGLGQDTGLGFPGERVGNLPNYREWRKAETATLSYGYGLSVTAVQLAHAYSVLANDGRSTHLSLARTDRQPESVQVIPEATATIIQGMLQQVIEAPGGVFRAKVPGYHVAGKSGTARKASVGSRGYKDNAYRSLFAGFGPVSDPRIAVAIVIDEPSQGGYYGGLVSAPVFGKVMAGALRLLNVAPDNLPAPEAVKVETAAVLPLKGGRI